From a region of the Oncorhynchus tshawytscha isolate Ot180627B linkage group LG14, Otsh_v2.0, whole genome shotgun sequence genome:
- the LOC112266930 gene encoding A disintegrin and metalloproteinase with thrombospondin motifs 8, with protein sequence MCSNRCFVLLVLCVIDKSLSKLFDSEEIVPVRLNGRSSGRFWKRSEEQPRFRLSAFGRDFTLNLSPDNSFLSTTLTIQRIKANDLHTLRSASGAHGRQTSETETDFHNLINKTEEMERHLRSCFYSGTVDSNQDSVVAVSLCYGILGSFVTDGDEYLIEPKVLGSGRRERSTEQLHFIKRTTPTEAPHDTQTVFDQLSEESRVKADMDSFIHDEKDPERQLRGKRFVSAPRFIETLVVADSSMTHFYGDEIKHYILTLVSMAAQLYKHPSIKNSVHMVVVKMVVVEDEEVGPSLSNNGGVALRNFCAWQQQFNPASQRHPEHYDTALLFTREDICGHQSCDTLGVADVGTACDPKRSCSVIEDNGLQAAFTAAHELGHVLSMPHDDSKNCERMFGNLGGHHMMAPLFIHLNKTFPWSPCSALYITEFFDNGHGDCLLDPPESILPLPSELPGTTYSLDRQCQQMFGEEFVHCPNTSDSDVCSQLWCREEGKPHCTTNNGSLHWADGTMCATNRSCLHGACMAAHEVMQPKVVVDGGWGAWGPWQQCSRTCGGGVEFSYRECTDPVPQNGGKYCEGQRVQYQSCNPQTCEENGKSFREEQCEKYNSFNYLDILGNMKQWIPKYAGVSPRDRCKLFCRAKGSSEFKVFEAKVIDGTTCGPDTTSLCVQGQCVKAGCDQEIGSNKRLDKCGLCGGDGLGCRKITGSYNKATSGYSDIVTIPVGATNIDIKQRSHRNITHDGNYLAVKRESGGYILNGNFSVSTVEQDIPVLGAVLKYSGSSTTLERIQSFRQLREAITIQLLATAGEAFPPKVKYTFFIPKDVSFTKSKDKKASLHMIQAFGVPQWHLGKWSECSKSCSSGWSRRNVECRDNAGFHSNTCDKDLKPTDIRPCADLPCPIWQMGPWSSCSRTCGQGERRRSVVCIDYTGKTVESEKCDANKQPAPVSGECVYQEC encoded by the exons ATGTGTTCAAATAGGTGTTTCGTTTTACTAGTCCTGTGCGTAATCGACAAATCACTTTCTAAATTGTTTGATTCCGAGGAAATTGTACCTGTCAGGTTAAATGGAAGAAGCAGTGGTCGTTTTTGGAAACGAAGTGAAGAACAGCCGAGATTTAGACTCAGTGCCTTTGGCCGAGATTTCACTTTGAATTTAAGTCCGGATAACAGTTTCTTATCTACTACACTGACAATTCAACGCATCAAAGCAAACGATCTCCACACTTTACGCAGCGCCTCAGGTGCCCATGGCAGACAAACTTCTGAGACTGAAACGGACTTTCACAACTTGATAAACAAGACTGAAGAGATGGAAAGACATTTGAGAAGCTGTTTTTACTCGGGGACTGTGGACTCCAACCAAGATTCTGTTGTTGCGGTCAGTCTCTGTTATGGCATCCTTGGATCGTTTGTTACAGACGGGGATGAGTATTTAATTGAGCCCAAAGTGCTCGgctcagggagaagggagaggtcgACTGAACAGTTACATTTTATCAAAAGGACAACACCCACAGAAGCACCACATGACACTCAAACTGTATTTGATCAACTGAGTGAGGAGAGTCGTGTAAAAGCTGACATGGACAGTTTTATTCACGATGAAAAAGATCCGGAGAGACAATTACGAGGGAAACGCTTTGTATCAGCACCACGATTTATTGAGACGCTGGTGGTTGCAGACTCGTCCATGACACATTTCTATGGAGATGAGATAAAG CACTATATCCTGACCTTGGTCTCAATGGCTGCCCAGCTTTACAAACATCCCAGTATCAAGAACTCTGtccacatggtggtggtgaagatggtggtggtggaagaCGAGGAGGTTGGACCGTCACTCTCCAATAACGGGGGAGTCGCTCTGCGCAATTTCTGTGCCTGGCAACAACAGTTCAACCCGGCCAGCCAGAGGCATCCTGAGCACTACGACACTGCTCTACTTTTCACCCGAGAG GATATTTGTGGACATCAGAGTTGTGACACCCTAGGGGTTGCTGATGTGGGAACTGCGTGCGATCCAAAAAGGAGTTGCTCTGTCATTGAGGACAATGGACTTCAAGCAGCCTTCACTGCTGCCCATGAACTTG GCCACGTGCTGAGTATGCCACACGACGACTCCAAGAATTGCGAGAGGATGTTTGGGAATCTGGGCGGCCATCACATGATGGCCCCTCTGTTCATTCACCTCAACAAAACTTTCCCCTGGTCCCCTTGCAGCGCTCTCTACATCACAGAGTTCTTTGACAACGGACACG GCGACTGCCTCCTGGATCCACCGGAGAGCATCTTACCGTTACCCAGTGAACTCCCAGGCACCACATACAGCCTCGACCGCCAGTGTCAGCAGATGTTTGGGGAGGAGTTTGTGCACTGCCCCAACACCTCTGACAGTGATGTCTGCAGCCAGCTGTGGTGCAGGGAGGAGGGCAAGCCCCACTGCACCACCAATAATGGCAGCCTTCACTGGGCGGATGGCACCATGTGCGCCACCAACAGGAGCTGTCTGCACGGTGCATGCATGGCAGCCCACGAGGTCATGCAGCCAAAG GTAGTTGTGGATGGCGGCTGGGGTGCTTGGGGACCATGGCAACAGTGCTCCAGGACATGTGGAGGGGGTGTGGAGTTCTCCTACAGGGAGTGCACAGATCCCGTGCCCCAGAACGGCGGCAAGTACTGCGAGGGCCAGAGAGTCCAGTACCAGTCCTGCAACCCCCAGACGTGTGAGGAAAATG GGAAGAGTTTtagagaggagcagtgtgagAAGTACAACAGCTTCAACTATCTGGACATTCTTGGGAACATGAAGCAATGGATTCCAAAGTACGCTGGTGTGTCGCCCCGGGACAGGTGTAAACTCTTCTGCCGGGCCAAAGGCAGCAGTGAATTCAAAGTCTTTGAAGCAAAG GTTATCGACGGCACGACATGTGGTCCTGACACTACGTCTCTCTGTGTACAAGGCCAATGTGTCAAGGCGGGCTGTGACCAAGAGATCGGCTCAAACAAGAGGCTTGACAAGTGTGGCTTGTGTGGTGGGGATGGCCTCGGTTGCAGGAAGATCACTGGTTCATACAACAAAGCCAC TTCCGGATACAGCGACATTGTGACCATTCCTGTCGGGGCTACCAATATTGACATCAAACAGCGTAGCCATAGAAACATCACACACGATGGAAACTACCTGGCGGTCAAGCGTGAGAGCGGTGGCTACATACTGAATGGTAACTTCTCTGTGTCCACGGTGGAGCAGGATATCCCTGTTCTCGGGGCTGTGCTGAAGTACAGTGGCTCGTCCACCACCTTGGAGAGAATCCAGAGCTTCAGACAACTGAGGGAGGCCATCACCATCCAGTTGCTGGCCACTGCTGGGGAGGCATTTCCACCCAAGGTCAAATACACATTCTTTATCCCCAAAGATGTGTCTTTCACTAAATCCAAAGATAAAAAGGCTTCGTTGCATATGATCCAAGCTTTCGGTGTGCCCCAGTGGCATTTGGGCAAATGGTCAGAGTGCTCCAAGAGTTGCAGCTCCGGGTGGTCCCGAAGGAACGTTGAATGCAGAGACAACGCTGGTTTCCATTCCAATACCTGCGATAAGGACCTGAAACCCACAGATATCAGACCCTGTGCTGATCTGCCATGCCCCATCTGGCAAATGGGGCCTTGGTCATCCTGCTCACGAACTTGTGGCCAGGGGGAACGCCGACGCAGTGTTGTCTGTATAGACTACACCGGCAAGACTGTCGAGTCGGAGAAGTGTGACGCTAACAAGCAACCTGCGCCAGTGTCGGGAGAGTGTGTTTACCAAGAGTGCTAG
- the zbtb44 gene encoding zinc finger and BTB domain-containing protein 44 isoform X2, giving the protein MGVKTFIHSSPTHSQEMLEKLNALRNEGHLCDVTIRVQDKLFLAHKVVLACCSEFFRSKLVGRPEEEDKFVLDLHHVTVSGFTPLLEYAYTSTLSISTENIIDVLAAASYMQMFAVASTCSEFMKSSILWSAGSMGQEKPQESALGESASSHCNLTPLDSSLSPVSSDCSVMERNIPVCRESRRKRKSFIMMSPESPLKCTSQITSPQMPNPSPSSFSETTTQPVDSSLAFPWTFPFGIDRRFHPDKQPKLPESPRRLDQAGPSEVSRRLSDFLACESSIKAPLSLAGPEEDVRVKVERLSDEEVQETSSQPVSASQSSLSDQQTVPCSEQVQEDLLISPQSSSIGSIDEGVTEGLPSMQSTSNAGGHAEDDERLESLQYPYHLYISPSIRPGTNGPDRPFQCPTCGVRFTRIQNLKQHMLIHSGIKPFQCDRCGKKFTRAYSLKMHRLKHEVISSCPTT; this is encoded by the exons ATGGGGGTCAAAACCTTTATCCACAGTTCCCCCACGCACAGTCAAGAGATGCTGGAAAAACTAAACGCCTTGCGCAACGAGGGCCACCTCTGCGACGTCACCATCCGTGTGCAGGACAAGTTGTTTCTGGCGCACAAGGTGGTGCTGGCCTGCTGCAGCGAGTTCTTCCGCTCCAAACTAGTGGGCAGGCCTGAGGAGGAGGACAAGTTTGTGTTGGACTTGCACCACGTCACGGTGAGCGGCTTCACCCCTCTGCTGGAGTACGCCTACACCTCCACCCTCTCCATCAGCACGGAGAACATCATCGACGTTTTAGCCGCCGCCAGTTACATGCAGATGTTCGCCGTGGCGAGCACATGCTCAGAATTCATGAAGTCCAGCATCCTCTGGAGTGCTGGGAGCATGGGGCAGGAGAAACCGCAGGAGTCGGCTCTCGGCGAGAGTGCTTCCTCCCACTGCAACTTGACCCCATTGGACAGCAGCCTGTCACCTGTATCGTCTGACTGCAGCGTGATGGAGAGGAACATCCCTGTGTGTCGCGAGTCGCGCCGCAAACGTAAGAGCTTTATCATGATGTCCCCAGAGAGCCCACTGAAATGCACCTCGCAGATCACCTCGCCGCAGATGCCCAACCCATCGCCCTCCTCCTTTTCGGAGACCACCACCCAGCCAGTGGACTCTTCCCTGGCCTTCCCGTGGACCTTCCCGTTCGGTATCGACCGGAGGTTCCACCCAGATAAGCAGCCCAAGCTTCCCGAGAGCCCACGCCGTCTGGACCAGGCAGGGCCCTCGGAGGTGAGCCGCCGGCTGAGTGACTTCCTGGCCTGTGAAAGCTCCATTAAGGCACCGCTGTCGCTGGCGGGCCCTGAGGAGGACGTGCGTGTGAAGGTGGAGAGGCTGAGTGACGAGGAGGTCCAGGAGACGTCGTCGCAGCCCGTCAGCGCTTCCCAGAGTTCCCTGAGTGACCAGCAGACGGTACCCTGCAGTGAACAggtccaggaggacctcctcatCAGCCCACAGTCCTCCTCCATAG GTTCGATAGATGAGGGAGTCACAGAAGGGTTGCCCTCAATGCAAAGTACATCCAATGCTGGAGGTCATGCTGAGGATGATGAAAG ATTAGAAAGCCTCCAGTACCCTTACCACTTGTACATAAGCCCTTCCATCCGCCCTGGCACTAACGGGCCTGACAGACCTTTCCAGTGCCCCACGTGTGGCGTCCGATTCACCCGCATACAGAACTTGAAGCAACATATGCTCATCCACTCTG GCATTAAGCCCTTCCAGTGTGATCGCTGTGGGAAAAAGTTCACACGGGCCTACTCCCTGAAGATGCACCGGCTGAAGCACGAAG TGATTTCCTCATGCCCGACTACCTGA
- the zbtb44 gene encoding zinc finger and BTB domain-containing protein 44 isoform X3, with translation MLIHSGIKPFQCDRCGKKFTRAYSLKMHRLKHEGKRCFRCQICSATFTSFGEYKHHMRVSRHIIRKPRIYECKTCGAMFTNSGNLIVHLRSLNHEASELANYFQSSDFLMPDYLSQVQEEETLGQYELVEHGFEGNNSSVQMAVISQVSSTQNCESSTFPLDPLSLKDEKVSEEPKTNGSSSSPDGSEEENAHIKELASISIE, from the exons ATGCTCATCCACTCTG GCATTAAGCCCTTCCAGTGTGATCGCTGTGGGAAAAAGTTCACACGGGCCTACTCCCTGAAGATGCACCGGCTGAAGCACGAAGGTAAACGCTGTTTCCGGTGCCAGATTTGTAGTGCAACATTCACGTCCTTCGGCGAATACAAGCACCACATGAGGGTGTCCCGCCACATAATCCGCAAGCCACGGATTTACGAGTGCAAAACGTGCGGCGCCATGTTTACCAACTCTGGCAATTTAATTGTACACCTGCGGAGTCTGAACCATGAGGCATCTGAACTAGCAAACTACTTCCAGAGCAG TGATTTCCTCATGCCCGACTACCTGAGCCAAGTGCAGGAGGAGGAGACTCTGGGGCAGTACGAGCTGGTGGAGCACGGCTTCGAAGGCAACAACTCGTCTGTCCAGATGGCGGTCATCTCCCAGGTCTCCTCCACCCAGAATTGCGAGAGCAGCACCTTCCCCCTGGACCCCTTATCCTTGAAGGACGAAAAGGTGTCGGAGGAGCCAAAGACAAATGGCAGTAGCAGCTCCCCGGATGGCTCTGAGGAGGAGAACGCCCATATCAAAGAGCTGGCTTCCATTTCGATTGAGTGA
- the zbtb44 gene encoding zinc finger and BTB domain-containing protein 44 isoform X1, which translates to MGVKTFIHSSPTHSQEMLEKLNALRNEGHLCDVTIRVQDKLFLAHKVVLACCSEFFRSKLVGRPEEEDKFVLDLHHVTVSGFTPLLEYAYTSTLSISTENIIDVLAAASYMQMFAVASTCSEFMKSSILWSAGSMGQEKPQESALGESASSHCNLTPLDSSLSPVSSDCSVMERNIPVCRESRRKRKSFIMMSPESPLKCTSQITSPQMPNPSPSSFSETTTQPVDSSLAFPWTFPFGIDRRFHPDKQPKLPESPRRLDQAGPSEVSRRLSDFLACESSIKAPLSLAGPEEDVRVKVERLSDEEVQETSSQPVSASQSSLSDQQTVPCSEQVQEDLLISPQSSSIGSIDEGVTEGLPSMQSTSNAGGHAEDDERLESLQYPYHLYISPSIRPGTNGPDRPFQCPTCGVRFTRIQNLKQHMLIHSGIKPFQCDRCGKKFTRAYSLKMHRLKHEGKRCFRCQICSATFTSFGEYKHHMRVSRHIIRKPRIYECKTCGAMFTNSGNLIVHLRSLNHEASELANYFQSSDFLMPDYLSQVQEEETLGQYELVEHGFEGNNSSVQMAVISQVSSTQNCESSTFPLDPLSLKDEKVSEEPKTNGSSSSPDGSEEENAHIKELASISIE; encoded by the exons ATGGGGGTCAAAACCTTTATCCACAGTTCCCCCACGCACAGTCAAGAGATGCTGGAAAAACTAAACGCCTTGCGCAACGAGGGCCACCTCTGCGACGTCACCATCCGTGTGCAGGACAAGTTGTTTCTGGCGCACAAGGTGGTGCTGGCCTGCTGCAGCGAGTTCTTCCGCTCCAAACTAGTGGGCAGGCCTGAGGAGGAGGACAAGTTTGTGTTGGACTTGCACCACGTCACGGTGAGCGGCTTCACCCCTCTGCTGGAGTACGCCTACACCTCCACCCTCTCCATCAGCACGGAGAACATCATCGACGTTTTAGCCGCCGCCAGTTACATGCAGATGTTCGCCGTGGCGAGCACATGCTCAGAATTCATGAAGTCCAGCATCCTCTGGAGTGCTGGGAGCATGGGGCAGGAGAAACCGCAGGAGTCGGCTCTCGGCGAGAGTGCTTCCTCCCACTGCAACTTGACCCCATTGGACAGCAGCCTGTCACCTGTATCGTCTGACTGCAGCGTGATGGAGAGGAACATCCCTGTGTGTCGCGAGTCGCGCCGCAAACGTAAGAGCTTTATCATGATGTCCCCAGAGAGCCCACTGAAATGCACCTCGCAGATCACCTCGCCGCAGATGCCCAACCCATCGCCCTCCTCCTTTTCGGAGACCACCACCCAGCCAGTGGACTCTTCCCTGGCCTTCCCGTGGACCTTCCCGTTCGGTATCGACCGGAGGTTCCACCCAGATAAGCAGCCCAAGCTTCCCGAGAGCCCACGCCGTCTGGACCAGGCAGGGCCCTCGGAGGTGAGCCGCCGGCTGAGTGACTTCCTGGCCTGTGAAAGCTCCATTAAGGCACCGCTGTCGCTGGCGGGCCCTGAGGAGGACGTGCGTGTGAAGGTGGAGAGGCTGAGTGACGAGGAGGTCCAGGAGACGTCGTCGCAGCCCGTCAGCGCTTCCCAGAGTTCCCTGAGTGACCAGCAGACGGTACCCTGCAGTGAACAggtccaggaggacctcctcatCAGCCCACAGTCCTCCTCCATAG GTTCGATAGATGAGGGAGTCACAGAAGGGTTGCCCTCAATGCAAAGTACATCCAATGCTGGAGGTCATGCTGAGGATGATGAAAG ATTAGAAAGCCTCCAGTACCCTTACCACTTGTACATAAGCCCTTCCATCCGCCCTGGCACTAACGGGCCTGACAGACCTTTCCAGTGCCCCACGTGTGGCGTCCGATTCACCCGCATACAGAACTTGAAGCAACATATGCTCATCCACTCTG GCATTAAGCCCTTCCAGTGTGATCGCTGTGGGAAAAAGTTCACACGGGCCTACTCCCTGAAGATGCACCGGCTGAAGCACGAAGGTAAACGCTGTTTCCGGTGCCAGATTTGTAGTGCAACATTCACGTCCTTCGGCGAATACAAGCACCACATGAGGGTGTCCCGCCACATAATCCGCAAGCCACGGATTTACGAGTGCAAAACGTGCGGCGCCATGTTTACCAACTCTGGCAATTTAATTGTACACCTGCGGAGTCTGAACCATGAGGCATCTGAACTAGCAAACTACTTCCAGAGCAG TGATTTCCTCATGCCCGACTACCTGAGCCAAGTGCAGGAGGAGGAGACTCTGGGGCAGTACGAGCTGGTGGAGCACGGCTTCGAAGGCAACAACTCGTCTGTCCAGATGGCGGTCATCTCCCAGGTCTCCTCCACCCAGAATTGCGAGAGCAGCACCTTCCCCCTGGACCCCTTATCCTTGAAGGACGAAAAGGTGTCGGAGGAGCCAAAGACAAATGGCAGTAGCAGCTCCCCGGATGGCTCTGAGGAGGAGAACGCCCATATCAAAGAGCTGGCTTCCATTTCGATTGAGTGA